In one window of Candidatus Scalindua sp. DNA:
- a CDS encoding efflux RND transporter periplasmic adaptor subunit: protein MQVAMRLICTPAILIWVFMQTGCGKKDTIIEPGPRPVAVLELCEINPVKKLQLTGSVKSWKEQDISFEVEGRVKRIVEMGTYLEGRWEEEGVVRVPGDILARLDDRSYRIRLKAAVAERDRAQAEYARKEQAWEKRAIAEVDFIRATSDRDANQARFEQAEYDLDRCVLPAPFSGEVSEVYVEAGGYVKRGEPVAHLVMMDPIKIDISVSSATSRRLKIRDNVRIFLPGDEGPVYGVVYEKSTVADPETRTFRVSIITRNIRSVGGFAPDSPLLEHSLITDFTYLFQAGEGDENSPFVVEENRSLRQEGEGYYVWASPEQKLGDKIDSANPLITLRKFAVTPGEHRMNLQGLYLMRELSDIGKLTPGSLIAMDVPDDFQDGDRVLIARKQWKLRPGQLIPVLIGEAVPVTGLYLPMNCIKPVDETTGEIFIAVDGRAREVKVKILDNVGELFLLEALDPGEDSLLKAGVLVITDHIHFLQHEEPIRVIKIVEQK, encoded by the coding sequence ATGCAAGTGGCCATGAGGTTGATCTGTACGCCAGCCATCTTAATATGGGTATTCATGCAAACCGGCTGTGGCAAGAAGGATACTATCATCGAGCCCGGTCCAAGACCTGTTGCAGTCCTCGAACTTTGTGAGATAAACCCCGTTAAAAAGTTGCAGTTGACAGGGTCGGTAAAGTCCTGGAAGGAACAGGATATCTCCTTTGAGGTCGAGGGGCGGGTAAAAAGAATTGTTGAGATGGGCACTTATCTTGAAGGCCGTTGGGAAGAAGAGGGTGTAGTGCGTGTCCCGGGAGATATTCTGGCACGCCTTGATGACAGATCTTACAGGATTAGACTGAAGGCGGCCGTGGCTGAAAGGGACAGAGCGCAGGCAGAGTATGCGAGGAAAGAGCAGGCATGGGAAAAGAGAGCTATTGCTGAGGTCGATTTCATTCGGGCTACTTCAGACCGTGATGCAAATCAGGCGCGATTTGAGCAGGCAGAGTATGATCTGGACAGATGTGTCCTCCCTGCCCCTTTCTCCGGTGAGGTTTCCGAGGTGTATGTGGAGGCTGGCGGTTATGTGAAAAGAGGTGAACCGGTAGCGCATCTCGTGATGATGGATCCCATCAAGATTGATATTTCCGTCTCATCTGCAACATCGAGACGCCTGAAAATCAGGGATAACGTGCGTATTTTCCTACCGGGAGATGAAGGCCCTGTCTACGGAGTCGTGTACGAGAAGTCTACCGTTGCCGATCCGGAAACAAGGACATTCAGAGTCTCCATTATTACCCGTAATATAAGGAGCGTTGGTGGTTTTGCTCCGGACAGTCCGCTCCTTGAGCACTCTCTTATAACAGATTTTACTTATCTCTTTCAGGCTGGAGAGGGTGATGAGAATAGTCCATTTGTTGTGGAGGAAAACCGGTCTCTCCGTCAGGAAGGAGAGGGTTACTATGTATGGGCTTCTCCTGAACAGAAATTAGGAGATAAGATTGATTCAGCGAATCCTCTCATTACGCTCCGTAAATTTGCAGTCACTCCGGGTGAACATCGTATGAACCTCCAGGGTCTCTACCTCATGCGTGAACTTTCTGACATTGGAAAACTTACCCCTGGTTCATTGATTGCCATGGACGTTCCGGATGATTTTCAGGATGGAGACAGGGTTCTGATTGCCAGAAAACAGTGGAAGCTGCGTCCCGGCCAGTTAATCCCGGTGCTCATTGGAGAAGCTGTCCCTGTGACAGGCCTCTATCTTCCCATGAATTGTATCAAACCGGTTGATGAAACAACTGGTGAGATATTTATTGCTGTTGATGGCAGAGCCAGGGAGGTAAAAGTGAAAATTCTCGATAACGTGGGAGAGCTGTTTCTTCTGGAAGCGCTTGATCCCGGTGAAGACAGCCTGCTGAAGGCAGGAGTCCTGGTTATTACAGATCACATCCATTTCCTTCAGCACGAGGAACCCATTCGAGTCATAAAGATTGTGGAGCAGAAATGA
- a CDS encoding ATP-binding cassette domain-containing protein, translated as MKTEQETIIRVENLTVAYDETVIIDDISFEVNKGEVFVILGGSGCGKSTLLKQMIGLYTPAAGRILIDGDDIVSAEGSDRLRILRKIGVMYQSGALFGSMTLFENVRLPLEEFTNLNSSAMDLIVLMKLKQVGLKGYENHMPSELSGGMQKRAAIARAMVLDPQILFLDEPSAGLDPITSAELDLLIISLARNLRITFVIVTHELPSIYAIADRVIMLDKRVRKIVADGRPQDLRDKSDNQWVRQFFKREVASNVS; from the coding sequence ATGAAAACTGAGCAGGAAACCATAATTCGTGTCGAAAATTTGACGGTTGCATATGATGAAACGGTTATTATTGATGATATCTCGTTTGAGGTAAACAAAGGGGAAGTTTTCGTTATCCTGGGTGGTTCGGGTTGTGGTAAGAGTACTCTTCTAAAGCAAATGATCGGTTTATACACTCCCGCCGCAGGCAGGATCCTCATTGACGGTGACGACATTGTATCTGCTGAGGGAAGTGATCGTCTTCGTATCCTCAGGAAGATTGGTGTTATGTATCAGAGCGGAGCTCTTTTCGGGTCAATGACACTGTTTGAAAACGTTCGTCTTCCTCTTGAGGAGTTTACGAATTTGAACTCCTCTGCCATGGATCTTATCGTTTTGATGAAGTTGAAGCAGGTAGGCCTGAAAGGTTATGAAAATCATATGCCGTCTGAGCTAAGCGGGGGAATGCAGAAGCGCGCTGCCATTGCGAGAGCCATGGTGCTTGATCCGCAAATCCTCTTTCTCGATGAGCCATCGGCAGGACTGGATCCTATTACGTCGGCTGAACTGGATCTGCTTATTATCAGTCTTGCCCGTAATCTGAGAATTACGTTTGTCATAGTTACTCATGAACTTCCAAGTATTTACGCCATAGCAGACAGGGTGATTATGCTTGATAAACGTGTCAGAAAGATTGTGGCAGATGGCAGACCGCAGGATTTGCGTGATAAAAGCGACAACCAATGGGTACGTCAGTTCTTTAAGCGGGAGGTTGCTTCAAATGTATCTTGA
- a CDS encoding TMEM175 family protein has protein sequence MLFNDTSRKERICAITDGVYAIVLTLLVLDLKAPRTPGLAEEQLLNDLVNHVQNFITYFISFVVIAWFWFRHHEIFKALDRCNNFLIGMNFFHILFLTLLPFTASLHGRYKEDEIAVLLFLINLWLCGLSIGFLSQYACKKTEWHEKESAELLLRQHWLYRYSATVLLIPAITVSFFNHNIALYICFVFPLIVRLVTRRKER, from the coding sequence ATGCTATTTAACGACACATCACGTAAAGAACGGATCTGTGCGATTACTGACGGGGTCTATGCTATCGTACTTACGCTTCTCGTCCTCGATCTCAAAGCTCCCCGAACCCCCGGACTGGCTGAAGAACAACTGCTCAATGACTTGGTTAATCATGTCCAGAACTTCATAACCTATTTCATCAGTTTCGTTGTGATAGCCTGGTTCTGGTTTCGCCATCACGAGATCTTCAAGGCTTTGGACAGGTGTAACAACTTTTTGATTGGCATGAACTTTTTTCACATACTGTTTCTGACACTACTCCCATTCACGGCCTCGCTGCATGGTCGATACAAAGAGGATGAAATCGCAGTTCTCCTGTTCCTAATTAATCTATGGTTATGCGGGTTGTCGATAGGATTTCTCAGCCAGTACGCATGCAAAAAAACCGAATGGCACGAAAAGGAGAGTGCAGAACTATTGCTGAGACAGCATTGGTTATACCGGTATTCAGCTACGGTACTCTTGATCCCGGCAATCACAGTCTCGTTCTTCAACCATAATATAGCTCTCTATATATGTTTCGTTTTCCCACTGATTGTCAGGCTGGTTACCCGACGCAAGGAAAGGTAA
- a CDS encoding potassium channel family protein, giving the protein MIVVYLFIGVMWAFVYSLMESIHPGSFSIAEGQINAGRSLYVYYSFVTLTTLGYGDITPMTAPANSISILEAIIGKLFLAILIARLVGIHIAQSMNEK; this is encoded by the coding sequence GTGATCGTTGTTTATCTCTTCATTGGAGTAATGTGGGCTTTTGTTTATTCTCTGATGGAAAGTATCCACCCCGGTTCTTTTTCCATTGCAGAAGGACAAATCAACGCCGGCAGATCACTTTATGTTTACTACAGCTTTGTCACGCTCACCACACTAGGTTACGGAGACATTACTCCGATGACTGCACCGGCAAACTCCATTTCAATTTTAGAAGCTATCATCGGCAAACTGTTTCTCGCTATTCTCATCGCCAGGCTGGTTGGGATACATATTGCTCAATCAATGAACGAGAAATGA
- a CDS encoding DUF3313 domain-containing protein, translating into MRNVMGTVLISMIVLFGGCSQTHQARKAADSSGFLGDYSLLQEGEKGEAQLRYINPDADFAAYDKVVVDPVSVWCSKDSKIPQEELNNLASHLHYKIIARLENDYKIVQTPGPGVMRISAALTEAKKSRVGLNTITTIVPQARLMSGVKKLATGTGSFVGEASVECKITDSSSGKMLAAAMDRRAGGKTLRGSLKAWDDVEQAFDYWADQLSQRLREARAESGYNEY; encoded by the coding sequence ATGAGAAATGTAATGGGAACAGTTTTAATTTCAATGATAGTCTTGTTCGGGGGATGCTCTCAAACTCACCAGGCTCGCAAAGCAGCAGATTCATCCGGATTTCTTGGAGATTATTCTCTGCTTCAGGAGGGAGAAAAAGGAGAAGCGCAACTCAGATATATCAATCCTGATGCCGATTTTGCAGCATATGACAAGGTTGTGGTTGATCCTGTTTCAGTCTGGTGCAGTAAGGATTCAAAAATCCCGCAGGAAGAGCTCAATAATCTCGCCAGCCACCTGCATTACAAGATCATTGCCAGGCTTGAGAATGATTACAAGATTGTCCAGACACCGGGTCCTGGAGTAATGCGTATTAGTGCCGCACTCACCGAGGCTAAAAAATCTAGAGTCGGGCTGAATACCATTACTACCATCGTACCTCAGGCTCGCCTCATGTCAGGTGTTAAGAAATTAGCCACAGGTACCGGTTCTTTTGTGGGTGAGGCAAGCGTTGAATGCAAGATTACGGATTCCAGCAGTGGTAAAATGCTTGCGGCAGCGATGGACCGTCGGGCAGGCGGCAAAACCCTCAGAGGATCCTTGAAGGCCTGGGATGATGTGGAACAGGCTTTTGATTACTGGGCTGACCAACTGAGCCAGAGACTTCGGGAGGCGAGGGCAGAGAGTGGATATAATGAATATTAA
- a CDS encoding efflux RND transporter permease subunit, with product MMSLSAFSLKYKAIIITMVALLMLWGILSYFTMSRREDPEYTVRTCQVLTNWPGTPAEEVEELITFKLEEEINTLDGIRWVRSETLMGRSAVYVELDRATPGEAVEQMWDKVRSRVDRVPMPEPGIKPVVIDDFGDTNIMLMALYQAPLPGEKEVKDENRYTHRELDIFSDRLKDEMKLLKGVAKVVRTGVQDEAIFIETDLGTWTQLSLTTSQLEELVSRRNVIAPGGEIDTDVGRFTVKPSGDIDVMSEMNSIIVGTTGDKVSSAPVYLKDLNLTIVRDYKEPPEVIVRYGDPYVSDTCVIVAFTMKKGANIVDVCTGAKAVVNRLINEQKVFPPDISVSYISDQSETVTRKINEFILNVVAAVVIVVVVVYLMVGFRSAAVMGANIPLVIIGSIAIITLFGVQLEQISLAAMIIALGMLVDNAVQICDQTRRLQTEGMSTFDAALNGASQLSFPILIATGTTIAAFYPMLIGLQGATYEYIYSLPVTMTVTLGFSYVLAMTFCVLLAYWFIKPPKDPDQSMSPVIQLFNFFRKKLSKGSFEVKSSSEKSGFLAGLYPKLSCFCIQIRFLVVAVSFALLAGVLMLPVGSEFFPQDLRDQFAVEIWLPEGSNIYQTDAVTGEVEEIIRKLSPYSDEKGNPGERLRCMGSVVGKGCDRWYLGRNPESAKPNYAEIVVRTTSGMVTSDYVKEIRRAAREGNSALDIDPVTGARIIPRELVMGPSVDAPIGFRIFGPKLGVGFADLKVMREEADQLKEILRKQPGTWDTYDTWGSSAYQLHIDVDVDKANLAGVTNLGVAQTLNAYFTGHYITTFREGDHLVPVYFRLPHEQRGSIEELRSAYVEGKYGKVPLDSVADVRPRWKPAKIDRRFLQRVIEVRTRVEPGYRANDIVKSMMEDEEFKKWEESIPPGYWWEVGGEMFESKQSKRELSLSLGISILMIILLLIIQYNGFAKPVIILTTLPLALIGAFFGLYITGKPLGFMPQLGLLALFGIVVNTAIIFIEFADTLIKEKIAACDGSGPVMGLTVQEFRECLVKAGQIRLLPIAMTTLTTIGGLLPLALAGGPLWEGMAWLMIFGLIVATLLTLLIVPSLYAIFVEDFKISPIPEPVQKSNTI from the coding sequence ATGATGAGTCTCTCTGCATTTTCGCTCAAATACAAAGCCATCATCATAACGATGGTTGCTTTGTTAATGTTGTGGGGCATATTGAGTTACTTCACTATGTCCCGGCGTGAGGATCCTGAGTATACGGTTCGGACGTGCCAGGTACTGACTAACTGGCCGGGCACGCCTGCTGAAGAGGTAGAGGAGCTTATCACCTTCAAACTGGAAGAGGAGATAAACACTCTTGATGGTATCCGCTGGGTGCGTTCCGAGACATTAATGGGGAGGTCGGCCGTTTACGTCGAGCTGGACAGGGCAACTCCGGGTGAAGCAGTGGAACAGATGTGGGACAAGGTCCGCTCACGGGTAGATCGCGTTCCCATGCCGGAACCTGGAATCAAGCCTGTTGTCATTGATGATTTTGGTGATACAAATATCATGCTCATGGCCCTCTACCAGGCACCACTTCCCGGAGAGAAAGAGGTAAAAGATGAAAATCGCTATACCCATCGTGAGTTGGACATATTCTCCGACCGGCTGAAAGATGAGATGAAACTCCTTAAAGGCGTTGCCAAGGTTGTGCGTACGGGTGTACAGGACGAAGCCATTTTTATCGAGACTGATCTGGGGACGTGGACACAGCTGTCATTAACAACCAGTCAGCTGGAAGAGTTGGTTTCGAGACGTAATGTTATCGCTCCCGGTGGTGAAATTGATACCGATGTTGGAAGGTTTACGGTTAAACCAAGCGGCGACATTGACGTTATGAGCGAGATGAACTCTATCATCGTCGGTACCACTGGTGATAAAGTCTCCAGCGCCCCCGTATACTTGAAAGACCTGAATCTTACCATTGTTCGGGATTATAAAGAGCCTCCGGAAGTTATCGTACGCTATGGAGATCCATATGTCTCAGATACCTGTGTCATCGTAGCATTCACAATGAAAAAAGGTGCAAACATCGTCGATGTCTGCACGGGTGCCAAGGCGGTAGTGAATCGCTTAATTAACGAACAGAAAGTTTTTCCTCCGGATATCTCGGTATCGTATATCTCTGATCAATCAGAGACTGTTACGCGTAAGATCAATGAATTTATTCTGAACGTAGTGGCTGCGGTTGTCATTGTGGTAGTCGTCGTCTACCTGATGGTGGGGTTCCGGTCAGCTGCCGTAATGGGGGCGAATATCCCTCTCGTCATAATCGGATCTATCGCCATAATCACGCTATTTGGTGTGCAGCTTGAGCAGATCTCACTTGCTGCAATGATTATTGCCCTTGGTATGCTGGTGGATAATGCGGTACAGATATGTGACCAGACACGGCGTCTTCAAACGGAGGGTATGTCGACATTTGATGCAGCTTTAAATGGTGCCAGTCAGCTTTCATTTCCCATTCTTATCGCCACGGGTACCACAATAGCAGCCTTTTATCCCATGCTGATCGGCCTGCAGGGAGCAACGTATGAATATATTTACAGCCTGCCGGTGACCATGACAGTTACACTGGGTTTCAGCTATGTGCTGGCAATGACCTTCTGCGTTTTACTGGCATACTGGTTTATAAAACCGCCTAAAGATCCTGATCAGTCAATGTCACCGGTAATACAGCTCTTCAATTTTTTCAGAAAGAAACTGAGCAAGGGATCTTTTGAGGTTAAAAGTAGTTCAGAGAAGTCCGGCTTTCTGGCTGGTCTCTACCCGAAGCTTTCTTGTTTCTGTATACAGATCAGGTTCCTTGTTGTTGCTGTTTCATTTGCTCTGTTGGCTGGAGTGCTCATGCTTCCTGTAGGATCAGAGTTTTTCCCTCAGGATCTGCGTGATCAGTTTGCGGTAGAGATCTGGCTGCCGGAAGGCTCCAACATTTATCAGACCGATGCGGTTACCGGGGAAGTGGAAGAGATAATCCGAAAACTCAGCCCCTATAGTGATGAAAAAGGAAATCCCGGAGAACGTCTCCGTTGTATGGGATCTGTTGTCGGCAAGGGATGTGATCGCTGGTATCTTGGCAGAAACCCTGAGTCGGCGAAGCCTAATTACGCAGAGATTGTCGTCAGGACTACCAGTGGGATGGTGACTTCAGACTATGTGAAAGAAATCCGCAGAGCAGCAAGAGAAGGGAATTCCGCACTCGATATAGACCCGGTTACAGGCGCCAGAATCATTCCTCGTGAGCTGGTTATGGGGCCTTCAGTTGATGCGCCCATAGGATTCAGAATATTCGGGCCAAAGTTGGGTGTTGGGTTTGCTGACTTGAAAGTTATGCGGGAAGAGGCGGATCAGCTGAAAGAAATACTCCGTAAGCAACCGGGTACCTGGGACACCTACGATACATGGGGTTCTTCGGCATACCAGCTCCACATAGACGTTGATGTGGATAAGGCAAACCTTGCAGGTGTAACCAATCTGGGAGTTGCACAAACGCTCAATGCCTATTTTACCGGGCACTACATTACTACTTTCAGAGAAGGAGACCATCTTGTTCCTGTTTACTTTCGTCTGCCGCATGAGCAGAGAGGTTCAATCGAAGAGCTCCGTTCTGCCTATGTAGAGGGTAAGTACGGCAAGGTACCTTTAGACTCTGTTGCAGACGTTCGTCCCCGCTGGAAACCGGCAAAGATTGATAGACGTTTCCTCCAACGTGTAATTGAAGTAAGGACACGTGTAGAACCGGGATACCGCGCCAATGACATCGTCAAGTCGATGATGGAAGACGAAGAGTTCAAGAAATGGGAGGAGAGCATTCCCCCCGGTTACTGGTGGGAAGTTGGAGGAGAGATGTTTGAGTCGAAGCAGTCTAAGAGAGAACTCAGTCTCTCACTGGGCATCTCAATACTCATGATAATTCTGCTGCTGATTATTCAGTACAATGGTTTTGCCAAGCCCGTTATTATACTTACAACACTTCCTCTTGCACTCATAGGAGCGTTCTTTGGTTTGTATATTACGGGAAAACCGCTTGGCTTCATGCCACAACTGGGCCTTCTCGCTCTTTTTGGAATAGTCGTTAATACGGCCATTATCTTTATCGAATTTGCCGATACCCTTATTAAAGAGAAGATTGCAGCATGCGATGGATCCGGCCCTGTTATGGGGTTGACTGTTCAGGAATTTCGCGAGTGTCTCGTGAAAGCAGGTCAAATCCGCCTTCTTCCCATAGCTATGACAACGCTGACGACAATCGGGGGACTTTTGCCTCTGGCATTGGCCGGAGGGCCGTTATGGGAGGGAATGGCGTGGTTAATGATATTTGGTTTAATTGTTGCTACCTTATTGACGCTCTTGATAGTACCATCACTGTATGCCATATTCGTCGAGGATTTTAAGATTTCTCCGATTCCAGAGCCTGTTCAAAAGAGTAACACCATTTAG
- a CDS encoding MlaE family lipid ABC transporter permease subunit, which produces MVETTVGLNTDVDKDGVLTIRITGRLDSTSTGDIWQGAIEALERASSKKVVLDTSEIDYCDGAGISLLVEIQRRQKKRGSELEISGLHDEYQKLLDSFDPLEFEESRPEKSRKTSLTEEVGRATFSVWDNIRLQIAFLGELVAALFLAARNPKVVRWKDAFLIAETAGVNAFPIVALISFLIGLIMAFQAAIPMSQFGAEIFVADLIALSTLRELGPLMTAIVMAGRTSSAFAAELGTMKVNEELDALTTMGLDPVRFLVITRVIATLFMMPLLTIFSNLLGIMGGSVVLLSMGYPLSAYVDRIILSADYVDLLGGLLKSLAFGLIVAGIGCSHGLRTRTGASAVGDSTTKAVVSGIIMIIVTDGLFSVVYFYLGI; this is translated from the coding sequence ATGGTTGAAACCACGGTAGGGCTGAACACAGATGTTGACAAAGACGGAGTTCTTACGATAAGAATTACGGGGCGCCTGGATTCAACATCCACGGGTGACATCTGGCAAGGGGCAATTGAGGCTCTTGAACGGGCATCGTCAAAAAAGGTCGTTCTGGATACTTCGGAGATAGATTATTGTGATGGGGCCGGGATCAGCTTACTGGTCGAAATTCAACGACGCCAGAAAAAAAGAGGCAGTGAATTAGAGATTTCTGGCCTTCATGATGAATATCAGAAACTGCTGGATTCTTTTGACCCGCTTGAGTTCGAAGAGTCCCGTCCGGAAAAATCCAGAAAAACCAGCCTGACTGAGGAAGTGGGTCGGGCAACATTCTCAGTCTGGGACAACATCCGTTTACAGATAGCCTTCCTGGGTGAGCTGGTAGCAGCCCTTTTTCTTGCAGCCAGAAATCCAAAAGTGGTCAGGTGGAAGGATGCGTTTCTGATAGCTGAAACTGCCGGTGTTAATGCCTTTCCCATTGTCGCTCTCATCAGCTTTCTGATAGGTTTGATCATGGCTTTTCAGGCAGCTATACCTATGAGTCAGTTCGGGGCGGAGATCTTTGTTGCAGATCTGATAGCTCTCTCAACACTGAGAGAATTGGGTCCTCTTATGACCGCTATAGTTATGGCCGGACGTACGAGTTCAGCCTTTGCTGCCGAGCTGGGCACCATGAAGGTGAATGAGGAGCTGGATGCCCTGACAACTATGGGGCTGGACCCTGTCAGGTTTCTTGTGATAACCAGGGTGATAGCAACGCTCTTCATGATGCCGCTTCTTACTATTTTCTCCAACCTCCTTGGCATAATGGGAGGATCAGTTGTCCTGCTCTCTATGGGGTATCCGCTTTCCGCGTATGTCGATCGGATCATACTGTCGGCGGATTACGTTGATCTTCTGGGAGGCCTTCTCAAATCTCTCGCTTTTGGCTTAATAGTGGCTGGGATCGGATGTTCACATGGATTACGGACAAGGACCGGTGCCAGTGCGGTTGGTGATTCGACTACGAAAGCGGTCGTAAGCGGTATCATTATGATTATTGTTACAGACGGTCTTTTTTCAGTCGTTTATTTCTATTTAGGGATATGA
- a CDS encoding efflux transporter outer membrane subunit, which yields MIKTIDINDESEYQEITHDKSSRYRIRVIFLLTLVLGLLQGCFSIGPKVGPDYSPPELKMQDAWHQTIIKGLAEGEANLQTWWNVFDDPVLNGLIERSGKGNLELKVAFARIKEARAQRGIAVGERFPDLEGTGDYRKIHSPHTFRPPTTQKSRTDDFFRFGGESSWEIDCWGRIDRTVESTDASLEASIEDYRDVLVMLYAEVATNYVEVRTLQDRIKYVRGNIETQRKSLQLSKDRFDAGLAADLDVQQADLNLSKTESMLPVLQMQLVKTVNRLGVLLGEHPSALHDELEEPASIPEPLEQISIGLPVELLRQRPDIRQAERELAAQTALIGVATADLYPTFSLLGTFGVAANDFSDAISFSKSRMYIFGPQFNWNIFSGGRVRSRIRVEDARTEQALERYEQTVLNALEDVENAMVSYIQEGIRWKKLERSAKAARKSVELVKTLYKNGLTDFLNVQQMEQFKFEQEDQFADSEGKVIQNLISIYRSLGGGWAPESS from the coding sequence ATGATCAAGACTATAGATATAAACGATGAATCTGAGTACCAGGAGATAACTCATGACAAGTCTTCAAGGTACCGTATACGTGTTATTTTTCTCTTAACGTTGGTGCTTGGTCTGCTGCAGGGTTGTTTTAGCATAGGGCCAAAAGTGGGACCAGACTATTCGCCACCTGAATTGAAGATGCAGGATGCCTGGCATCAGACAATAATTAAAGGGCTTGCTGAGGGCGAGGCAAATCTTCAGACCTGGTGGAACGTGTTCGATGACCCTGTACTCAACGGATTAATCGAAAGGTCAGGCAAGGGGAACCTGGAGCTGAAGGTCGCATTTGCGCGAATTAAGGAGGCGCGTGCACAAAGAGGGATTGCGGTCGGGGAACGATTTCCAGATTTAGAAGGCACGGGAGACTATAGAAAGATACATTCTCCCCACACGTTTCGTCCTCCTACCACACAGAAGTCAAGAACAGACGATTTCTTCAGGTTCGGAGGGGAAAGTTCCTGGGAGATTGACTGTTGGGGGAGGATTGATCGTACCGTAGAATCAACTGATGCCAGCCTTGAAGCTTCTATCGAGGACTACCGGGATGTGCTTGTCATGCTCTATGCTGAAGTGGCTACGAATTATGTAGAAGTACGTACGCTCCAGGACCGCATCAAGTATGTACGGGGCAACATCGAAACACAGCGCAAATCACTTCAGCTATCAAAGGATCGTTTTGATGCGGGATTAGCAGCTGATCTCGATGTCCAACAGGCAGATTTAAACCTCTCAAAAACCGAATCAATGCTCCCTGTCCTGCAAATGCAACTTGTGAAAACGGTCAATCGCCTCGGAGTCCTGCTTGGCGAACACCCAAGCGCTCTTCATGATGAGTTGGAAGAACCGGCTTCCATTCCAGAACCGTTGGAGCAGATTTCTATCGGCTTACCGGTAGAACTCCTGAGACAACGCCCGGATATCCGCCAGGCAGAACGTGAGCTTGCCGCACAAACAGCCTTAATTGGTGTCGCTACTGCAGACTTGTATCCAACCTTTTCACTATTGGGTACTTTTGGAGTTGCTGCGAATGACTTCAGTGATGCCATTTCCTTTAGTAAGAGTAGAATGTACATTTTTGGTCCTCAGTTTAATTGGAATATCTTTAGTGGAGGAAGAGTGAGAAGCCGGATCAGGGTAGAGGATGCCCGCACTGAACAGGCATTGGAAAGATATGAGCAAACGGTACTCAACGCCCTCGAAGATGTCGAAAATGCAATGGTTTCATATATCCAGGAAGGAATTCGTTGGAAAAAACTGGAACGATCTGCCAAAGCCGCAAGAAAGTCCGTTGAACTTGTTAAAACACTTTATAAAAACGGTCTTACTGATTTTCTGAATGTACAGCAAATGGAACAGTTTAAGTTTGAGCAGGAAGATCAATTTGCAGATAGCGAAGGTAAGGTTATTCAGAATCTTATAAGTATCTATAGATCATTGGGGGGTGGCTGGGCACCGGAATCTTCCTGA